One part of the Polyangiaceae bacterium genome encodes these proteins:
- a CDS encoding acyl-CoA dehydrogenase family protein, with amino-acid sequence MIEGSFSKALFFGVIAEDLIFPYPLLADPERERVQTLVHVISRLADSEIDSERIDRDAQLSPELLVSLKELGLFGTGLPVSHGGMGLTCMGYTRVLEELGAADPSVALSVFASESLAARTIQQFGSPELKQRYLPKLASGERLGAFALAEEGSGSDASAMRTLLSAKGDGYSLSGEKRWVTGGNLADIFVVFARTSAPHTGNKPNMTAVVVERGPGVATGDDHDKLGLRGAGMCDLRLADVALDQGAILGEPGKGHAIAMEVLSAARVPLSGVFLGMCRKVVGESVRWVQERYSFGRSIGEFSIIKDKIARMLSDTFAIESMVHLTAGLVDQHIEDYSLESSMCRVAGSEALWRVVGDAVSLAGGSAYVRPHAFERYLRDARGSFVIDGTNEILRCFIALSGMHGPGKKRSEVVGAMREPVKGFGLLRDFAVRKVKETFRRERLSRAHPLLGREAVAFEEATDAFQQAVDRALTEHGTEIAEMQYVQLRIANAAIDLYALAACIARTSRAIQQRGEEGARRELDMTSMFSRAAILRIRGNLNKLDNNDDELRKLIASRAYEDNGYPFDVL; translated from the coding sequence ATGATTGAAGGAAGCTTCTCGAAGGCGTTGTTCTTCGGCGTGATCGCCGAAGATCTCATCTTTCCCTATCCTCTCCTCGCGGATCCCGAGCGCGAGCGGGTCCAGACGTTGGTGCACGTCATCAGCCGACTTGCGGACTCGGAGATCGATTCGGAGCGCATCGATCGCGACGCTCAGCTCAGCCCGGAGCTGCTGGTGAGCCTGAAGGAGCTAGGCCTCTTCGGCACCGGGCTTCCGGTGAGTCACGGCGGCATGGGGCTCACGTGCATGGGTTACACCCGCGTGCTCGAGGAGCTAGGCGCTGCAGATCCCTCCGTGGCGCTCAGCGTGTTCGCCAGCGAGTCACTGGCGGCACGAACGATTCAGCAGTTCGGCAGTCCAGAGCTCAAGCAGCGTTACCTGCCGAAGCTCGCGAGCGGGGAACGCTTGGGCGCCTTCGCGCTCGCGGAGGAAGGCTCCGGGAGCGACGCGAGCGCGATGCGCACGCTGCTCAGCGCGAAGGGTGACGGATACAGCCTCAGCGGGGAGAAGCGCTGGGTCACTGGCGGCAACCTCGCTGACATTTTCGTGGTGTTCGCGCGCACTAGCGCGCCGCACACCGGCAACAAACCAAATATGACCGCCGTGGTGGTCGAGCGCGGGCCTGGCGTGGCCACCGGCGATGACCACGACAAGCTTGGGCTGCGTGGCGCGGGCATGTGCGACTTGCGGCTAGCCGACGTGGCCCTGGACCAAGGGGCAATCCTCGGGGAACCGGGCAAGGGTCACGCGATCGCGATGGAGGTGCTCAGCGCCGCGCGGGTACCGTTGAGCGGCGTCTTCCTTGGCATGTGTCGCAAGGTGGTGGGGGAGAGTGTGCGCTGGGTCCAGGAACGTTACAGCTTCGGGCGCAGCATTGGGGAGTTCTCCATCATCAAAGACAAGATCGCGCGGATGCTCAGCGACACCTTCGCGATCGAGTCGATGGTGCACCTGACGGCTGGCCTCGTGGATCAACACATCGAGGACTACAGCCTCGAGAGCAGCATGTGCCGTGTCGCCGGAAGCGAGGCGTTGTGGCGCGTAGTGGGAGACGCGGTGTCCCTCGCGGGCGGCAGCGCCTATGTGCGGCCGCACGCCTTCGAACGCTACCTCCGCGACGCCCGCGGTTCTTTCGTGATCGATGGCACCAATGAGATCCTTCGCTGCTTCATTGCCCTCAGCGGGATGCACGGACCAGGTAAGAAGCGTAGCGAAGTCGTGGGTGCGATGCGCGAACCCGTGAAAGGCTTCGGGTTGCTGCGAGACTTTGCCGTGCGGAAAGTGAAGGAGACGTTTCGTCGGGAGCGCCTCTCCCGTGCTCATCCGCTGCTCGGGCGTGAGGCCGTCGCTTTCGAAGAGGCTACGGACGCTTTCCAGCAGGCAGTGGATCGTGCGCTGACCGAGCACGGCACCGAGATTGCCGAGATGCAGTACGTACAGCTACGCATCGCGAACGCTGCGATCGATCTCTACGCCCTGGCCGCCTGTATCGCGCGTACTTCACGTGCGATACAGCAGCGCGGCGAAGAAGGAGCGCGCCGCGAGCTCGACATGACCAGCATGTTCTCTCGGGCCGCCATCCTGCGCATCCGCGGAAACCTGAACAAGCTCGACAACAACGACGACGAGCTACGCAAGCTGATCGCCTCGCGCGCCTACGAAGATAACGGCTACCCGTTCGACGTGCTCTGA
- a CDS encoding YbbR-like domain-containing protein, which translates to MAAFWAWIGNAFTENIGLKLLAFTFALGLFAYQHSREDQQQRTVPVGVVLRLPPESEKRELMTPTPANVHVTLRGSTRAIDRLIATGIAPVELDLRDAHTERINFEPDMFSLPMDVEVTIVDPPSIELEWQDVVTRQIPVQASITGKAAEGYVVKGDLKVDPTHVTVEGPVSLVEVMQFARLSAFDVSGLTEGVYRRRIAIDDPPPRVRYADPKTPRPAVTVTIARRVSEQPFPNRPVEVIGVTTGKTSPRTVDVTVIGPPEVIRSLRPEQVVPRVDLTKAVDIDLDEQKHGSATLTVEVEIADAEVKIQPPKVNVRW; encoded by the coding sequence ATGGCCGCGTTCTGGGCGTGGATTGGCAACGCCTTCACCGAGAACATCGGCCTCAAGCTGCTGGCTTTCACCTTCGCGTTGGGGCTCTTCGCCTACCAGCACAGCCGTGAAGATCAGCAGCAGCGTACCGTCCCGGTGGGTGTGGTGCTGCGTCTCCCCCCGGAAAGCGAAAAGCGTGAGCTGATGACGCCGACGCCAGCCAACGTCCACGTGACGTTGCGTGGCTCCACCCGAGCCATCGATCGCCTGATCGCCACTGGCATCGCTCCCGTCGAGCTAGACCTTCGAGACGCGCACACGGAGCGCATCAACTTCGAGCCCGATATGTTCTCGCTGCCGATGGACGTGGAAGTGACCATCGTCGATCCGCCGAGCATCGAGCTCGAGTGGCAGGACGTCGTCACCCGACAAATCCCGGTGCAGGCATCGATCACAGGCAAAGCCGCAGAGGGCTACGTGGTGAAGGGCGATCTCAAGGTCGATCCCACACACGTCACCGTGGAGGGCCCTGTCAGCCTGGTGGAAGTGATGCAGTTCGCGCGTCTGTCCGCGTTCGATGTGTCGGGTCTCACGGAGGGCGTTTACCGTCGGCGCATCGCCATCGACGATCCGCCACCGCGGGTACGCTACGCGGATCCGAAGACACCTCGCCCCGCGGTCACGGTCACCATCGCTCGCCGGGTGAGTGAGCAGCCTTTCCCCAATCGCCCCGTGGAAGTCATCGGCGTCACTACGGGTAAGACCAGCCCCCGCACGGTGGACGTCACCGTGATCGGCCCGCCCGAGGTCATTCGCTCGCTGCGCCCCGAACAGGTCGTGCCCCGCGTCGACTTGACCAAGGCGGTGGACATCGACCTCGACGAGCAAAAGCACGGCTCCGCAACCCTCACCGTCGAGGTGGAGATCGCTGATGCCGAGGTCAAGATCCAGCCGCCCAAAGTCAACGTGCGCTGGTAG
- a CDS encoding TIGR00159 family protein has translation MLERLVAYFTDRTWVQLGRDFLDVSIVYYLFYRALLVVRGTRAIQVGFGLGAVLLLYVVAQRLQLETVINILGALISSMILLVVVVFQNDIRRGLMRLGRGATWTGTRNAETRVIDDVVEAATELARHRMGAIICFEKDANLDEFVEQSHKGIDLDAQVSRELLVSLFIPEGTNKLHDGAIIIRNLRIAKAGVFFPMGGTKTIETKFGSRHRAAISITEETDAVIVVVSEERGTISFCFNGNIVSPISAGDLRSMLEAEVGPKKKPAKKAAQRASATPPVSKLPASKAQAPADRSSRISVPPPRPTVAPEDRPSRPEDRKTATSVEDAGPVSIRFSGTPDSERRPTQPSEDTPKPLRMRPQPKETTEPETGDRPSLDPTPLDPTPLAPASTPKPLRGDSNDGSPSDPGEGA, from the coding sequence ATGCTTGAGCGCCTCGTTGCCTACTTCACGGATCGCACTTGGGTGCAGCTCGGTCGAGACTTCCTGGATGTCAGCATCGTCTACTACCTGTTCTATCGCGCGCTCCTCGTCGTACGCGGCACTCGCGCCATCCAGGTCGGGTTCGGCTTAGGCGCCGTGCTCCTGCTGTACGTCGTCGCCCAGCGACTGCAGCTCGAGACCGTGATCAACATCCTGGGCGCGTTGATCTCCAGCATGATCTTGCTGGTCGTGGTGGTGTTCCAGAACGACATCCGCCGGGGATTGATGCGCCTCGGGCGGGGCGCCACCTGGACTGGCACGCGCAACGCCGAGACGCGGGTCATCGACGACGTCGTTGAGGCCGCCACGGAGCTCGCGCGGCATCGCATGGGTGCAATCATCTGCTTCGAGAAGGACGCGAACCTCGACGAGTTCGTCGAGCAAAGCCACAAGGGCATCGACCTGGACGCCCAGGTCTCCCGCGAACTCTTGGTGAGCTTGTTCATTCCCGAGGGAACCAACAAGCTCCACGACGGTGCGATCATCATTCGCAACCTGCGCATCGCCAAGGCCGGCGTGTTCTTTCCGATGGGTGGGACGAAGACCATCGAGACCAAGTTCGGTTCACGCCACCGCGCTGCGATCTCGATCACCGAGGAAACGGACGCCGTGATCGTCGTGGTGAGCGAGGAGCGTGGCACCATCAGCTTCTGCTTCAACGGCAACATCGTGTCTCCGATCTCCGCCGGAGACCTGCGCAGCATGCTCGAGGCCGAGGTCGGCCCGAAGAAGAAGCCCGCCAAGAAGGCAGCCCAACGCGCTTCGGCGACGCCACCCGTGAGCAAGTTGCCGGCCAGCAAGGCGCAAGCCCCTGCGGACCGAAGCTCGCGCATCAGCGTGCCTCCTCCGAGGCCGACCGTTGCTCCCGAGGATCGTCCGAGTCGGCCAGAGGATCGCAAGACCGCCACCAGCGTGGAGGACGCCGGTCCGGTGAGCATTCGCTTCTCGGGCACGCCCGACAGCGAGCGGCGTCCAACTCAACCTTCGGAGGACACGCCGAAGCCGCTTCGCATGCGCCCTCAACCCAAAGAAACCACGGAACCCGAGACAGGCGATCGCCCAAGTCTCGATCCGACTCCCCTCGACCCGACTCCCCTCGCCCCGGCGAGCACACCGAAGCCACTGCGCGGTGACAGTAACGACGGTTCGCCAAGCGACCCCGGAGAAGGTGCGTGA
- the folP gene encoding dihydropteroate synthase codes for MSTSLGSKLLAVRRTGSAAVMGVLNVTPDSFSDGGDFLEPGAARARVDALLNDGADIVDIGGESSRPGAPSIPAREQIERIEPALRYAVERKALVSIDTTLPEVAEHCLNAGATLINDVSCLAEPDLAAVVAKASGDLLIMHARGPMSRMPGFSEWPDDAYADVVAEVAKEWSAARDRAVARGLPRERIFFDPGLGFAKNARHSFEVLRRLREFRSLEVPIFVGPGRKSFIASVDPAPPSGRLGGTIAACIISAQKGAHALRVHDVREVRQALAVLGASEDNEVGHA; via the coding sequence TTGAGCACATCGCTCGGATCCAAGCTGCTGGCCGTGCGTCGCACGGGCAGCGCCGCGGTGATGGGTGTGCTCAACGTCACGCCCGACTCCTTCTCCGACGGCGGCGACTTCCTCGAGCCGGGTGCTGCGCGAGCCCGCGTCGACGCGTTGCTGAATGATGGCGCCGACATCGTAGACATCGGCGGCGAGTCTTCCCGCCCCGGTGCCCCAAGTATTCCCGCTCGGGAACAGATCGAGCGCATCGAGCCGGCGCTGCGCTACGCAGTCGAGCGGAAGGCCCTGGTCAGCATCGACACCACGCTTCCGGAGGTGGCAGAGCACTGCCTCAACGCGGGCGCCACCCTGATCAACGACGTATCTTGCCTCGCGGAACCGGACCTTGCGGCGGTGGTCGCGAAGGCGAGCGGTGACCTGTTGATCATGCACGCACGCGGACCGATGAGCCGCATGCCCGGATTCAGCGAGTGGCCCGACGACGCCTACGCGGACGTGGTGGCGGAGGTTGCGAAGGAGTGGAGTGCGGCACGCGACCGAGCGGTCGCGCGAGGTCTGCCCCGAGAGCGCATCTTCTTCGATCCTGGGCTCGGCTTCGCAAAGAACGCTCGCCACTCCTTCGAAGTGCTACGCCGCCTGCGAGAGTTCCGCAGCTTGGAGGTGCCGATCTTCGTAGGTCCTGGGCGCAAGTCGTTCATCGCCTCCGTGGACCCGGCGCCACCGAGCGGGCGCCTGGGCGGCACCATCGCCGCCTGCATCATTTCCGCGCAGAAAGGCGCGCACGCGCTGAGGGTGCACGACGTTCGTGAAGTCCGCCAGGCCCTGGCTGTGCTCGGTGCGAGTGAGGACAACGAGGTGGGCCATGCTTGA
- a CDS encoding HDIG domain-containing protein, with product MLRTRIRAGLGSALIISLVSAVLWTLVHSGDRFISSWTPHFGEPAHTTLRLPYGPRIERDAQTGRAELHYVHEDVLVARGVVLQPHISAHRVAYAQEQRARPPSTQRLLGVFAIFFSLALALTAYLRKFGQNRLKLLRTQVGLFIVLGVLLFFSKLGLLFTSLPELWLPVSALPLWVATAFDRRTAFLVTMISSFIVASLMQLDLILLSVLLTRGMAATLLYLDRKHPRHMVFSGLLGGLCAALVYVAISYTVEGSFDFLADLKRLASSDLLACVGGGVVSGAIAALLRSFVARVLGQVPRERLLDLTDLEQPLLTRLATEAPGTWEHSRAMANLAEQAASAIGADALLTRVGAYYHDIGKTIQRSYFVENLGPDEQSPHDELDPEVSADAIMAHVVVGTKLMREGGLPEPVVEFAYTHHGTQLVEYFWNKCLQQGNPKELDESAFRYPGMKPQTKETAILMVVDSIEAASRTVETPNRDTFEAMIQRIVFTKLASGQLDESGLELMDMRIIINRMTDTLVNMNHHRIKYQWQAKRAEEFGVPSSAMNRPSAPEIQIHGSSTMPPSLPPGSEEAEAENESLNELARTASSAVRRVRDDDVA from the coding sequence ATGCTGCGCACACGGATACGCGCAGGGCTTGGTTCTGCCCTGATTATCAGCCTCGTGAGTGCGGTGTTGTGGACGCTGGTCCACTCCGGGGACCGCTTCATCTCTAGTTGGACGCCTCACTTCGGAGAACCGGCGCACACAACGTTGAGATTGCCGTACGGGCCGCGAATCGAGCGGGATGCGCAGACCGGCCGAGCGGAGTTGCACTACGTGCATGAAGACGTCTTGGTCGCTCGGGGTGTCGTGCTGCAGCCGCACATCAGTGCGCACCGCGTCGCCTACGCGCAGGAACAGCGCGCGCGCCCACCGAGCACCCAGCGGCTCCTCGGCGTGTTTGCGATCTTCTTCTCCCTTGCGCTGGCGCTGACGGCGTACCTTAGGAAGTTTGGTCAAAACCGCCTGAAGCTCCTGCGCACCCAAGTGGGGCTCTTCATTGTCCTCGGCGTGCTGCTGTTCTTCAGCAAGCTGGGATTGTTGTTCACTTCGCTGCCCGAGCTGTGGTTGCCGGTGAGCGCGTTGCCTCTCTGGGTTGCGACCGCGTTCGATCGGCGGACGGCTTTCCTCGTGACGATGATCTCCTCGTTCATCGTCGCGTCGCTGATGCAGCTCGATTTGATCCTGTTGAGCGTCCTATTGACCCGCGGGATGGCGGCGACCCTGCTCTATCTGGATCGCAAGCACCCGCGGCACATGGTCTTCAGCGGCCTTTTGGGCGGACTTTGCGCTGCCCTCGTCTACGTCGCCATCAGCTACACTGTCGAGGGATCCTTCGATTTTCTCGCGGATCTGAAGCGACTTGCGAGTTCCGATCTGCTCGCCTGCGTAGGTGGTGGTGTGGTGAGTGGCGCCATTGCGGCCCTGCTCCGCAGCTTCGTCGCGCGTGTCCTGGGTCAGGTTCCGCGCGAGCGCTTGCTGGATCTCACTGACTTGGAGCAGCCGCTCTTGACCCGCCTGGCCACCGAAGCGCCTGGCACCTGGGAGCACTCGCGGGCGATGGCGAATTTGGCCGAGCAAGCCGCGAGTGCCATCGGGGCCGACGCGCTCCTGACTCGCGTCGGCGCCTACTACCACGACATCGGCAAGACGATTCAGCGCAGCTACTTCGTGGAGAACCTCGGTCCCGACGAGCAGTCACCCCACGATGAACTCGATCCGGAAGTCAGCGCGGACGCGATCATGGCCCACGTCGTGGTGGGCACGAAGCTGATGCGGGAAGGCGGGCTGCCGGAGCCCGTCGTGGAATTCGCGTACACCCACCACGGGACGCAGCTGGTCGAGTACTTCTGGAACAAGTGCCTGCAGCAGGGCAACCCCAAGGAGCTTGATGAGTCAGCTTTCCGCTATCCGGGGATGAAGCCGCAGACCAAGGAGACAGCGATCTTGATGGTGGTGGACTCCATCGAGGCCGCCTCCCGCACCGTCGAGACGCCGAACCGGGACACCTTCGAGGCGATGATCCAGCGCATCGTGTTCACCAAGTTGGCTTCGGGGCAGCTCGATGAGTCGGGACTCGAGCTGATGGACATGCGCATCATCATCAACCGCATGACGGACACGCTGGTGAACATGAATCACCACCGCATCAAGTATCAATGGCAGGCCAAGCGCGCTGAGGAGTTCGGGGTCCCTTCGAGCGCGATGAACCGACCTTCGGCGCCTGAAATTCAGATCCACGGCTCGAGCACCATGCCCCCGTCATTGCCTCCGGGATCCGAAGAGGCGGAAGCTGAGAACGAGAGCCTGAACGAGCTCGCTCGCACCGCGTCATCCGCGGTGCGCCGCGTGCGAGACGATGACGTCGCTTGA